acatgaatgtaatatggagttggcccgccctttgcagctttaactcttctggaaaggctttccacaaagttaaggagtgtgtttatgggaatttttgaccattccactagatacgcatttgtgaggtcaggcactgatgtgggacgagaaggtctggctcgcaatctctgctccatcatcccacaggtgttctatcgggttgaggtcaggactcactgactcaaactcgctcatccatgtctttatggaccttgctttgtgcactggtgtgcagttatATTGGAAccggaaggggtcatccccaaactgttcccacaaagttgggagcatgaaatggaGTTCCTTTACAGGGCCAAACCCagcccctgaattcagtgatttggaggggtgtcctaaaacctttggcaatataatgcaTGCATACCTTATCCAGCGTGACCTCACTCTTCTTCAGCACCAGCACTTTGCACAGATAGCGCACGAGCTCCGCGTTGGCCTCGCCGTCTGTGGGAGGTGCAGCAATAGCGACCCCCACTGCCTCCGAGCTCACATCTACACCCAAAAACACTGGCATTACACCAACAGGGCAGGCAAGATGTGTATGAACACGTACTAAAATCTGAGGGCAGAAACACTGACCGGTGACGGCATTTTGCTTTGCTCCAGGCTTGGCGTGTATTGATATTGCAAGTCCGCCGTCTTTAAGCGTGGAAACTGGACCGGTCGGCGTTTCAGGCTGCTTCTTCGCCTGAGAGTCTTTGCTCTAATAATGAgacataatacaataaataacaaaaacaagtcACAAATCTACACGCATAGTTCACATCAGTTagttatgtatgtgtataccaTTAAGCTGATAAACTATAAGCACCTCAGATAGTGGAACCCTACCGTTTTGTCCTTCTTTGGCATCTTGTTTATAAGAGAAACTCCTCTGCAGGGAGACTTTACTGTAACAGaagaacacagactaaataaCGCTACTCTCATCAAACCATGCCGCAAACGGTACATGGACTACACTGAAGTCTCACTAAATAAACCACATAATAAATTACCGCACTAtaaaaactagctagctagttagcaaaaCACTGCTACATGTAAACTGGACGCCAACGCATTGCGCACGCGCTGAAAACGCGTGCATTTCAGCGTCAACATTGCGCCGCACGTACGCAGACGCGTGAATCGCTACATAAACAGCCTAATGCGGTTGTTCTCaaactttgattttttttttcagtattagGCCAAACCACGGACACCTTCAGGAAGATGATAAAGCAAAATAATCATATATTAAACACATTATGTATGTACCATCGGATTTAGTAGATGTATTAGGTTTTTATTCCTgaattttccaagtgacagttTACCagcatacacagatcaggcataacattatgaccacctgcctaatattgtgttggtcccccttttgctgccaaaacagccctgacccctcatgcactgtgtattcggacacctttctatcagaaccagcattaacttcttcagcaatttgagcaacagtagctcgtctgttggatcggatcacacgggccagccttctctcccttcgtgcatcaatgagccttgaccgcccatgaccctgtcgccggttcaccactgttccttccttggaccacttttgatagatactgaccactgcagaccgggaacaccaaacaagagctgtagttttggagatgctctgatccagttgtctagccatcacaatttggcccttgtcaaactcactcaaatccttacacttgctcatttttcctgcttctaacacttcaactttgaggataaaatgttcccttgctgcctaatggtgccatgatgaggagataatcagtgttattcacttcacatgtcactactcataatgttatggctgatcggtgtatacttttgaatatttaatatttttatataatttattttatatcctCCAGGGTCTCTGGTTCAATCCTGAGGTTTTGTTGTGCATATTTAtcctatgtttgtgtgtgtgtttcctctgggttctctgttTTTCCCTGACAAAGAAAGCAGATACATCGCTCATATGTGTGAATGCTTGTGTTTTGCCCTGTGACAGAGTGGAGTCCCATTCTGGGCAAATTCTCCTGCCTTCCACTAGTGTTACCAGAAAAAGTAAAGTTGTCTGGGAacttaatgaaataatgttatacctgtTCAACTTAGGTAACTAAGTAATTATACTACGCAATTATATTGTTGCTATTTTAACAAATGAATATGTATGTAAGTAATTGTATTAAATTGTAAGTAATTATAATCTTCATCAACAccacattattaaaaaataattatgagA
This genomic stretch from Hemibagrus wyckioides isolate EC202008001 linkage group LG08, SWU_Hwy_1.0, whole genome shotgun sequence harbors:
- the lg08h15orf40 gene encoding UPF0235 protein C15orf40 homolog — encoded protein: MYRLRHGLMRVALFSLCSSVTVKSPCRGVSLINKMPKKDKTSKDSQAKKQPETPTGPVSTLKDGGLAISIHAKPGAKQNAVTDVSSEAVGVAIAAPPTDGEANAELVRYLCKVLVLKKSEVTLDKGSKSREKVIKVTASISQEEVLERLKREAAG